The window ATACTACCCCGTCCTCAATCACCAGTGAAGGGGTTTTTATGGTACCTGTGACCTGTGCCGGTTTATAAAGTTCAACTTTTGTTTTAGCGACAACTGTTCCTTCAAAGTTGCCGGATATTTTAACTGTTCCGGCATCTATGTCTGCTTTTACCCTGCCGGAATTAGCGATAACAAAGGTGTCATTCGTTTTTACATTGCCTTCAAAAGTTCCATCTATTCGGACAAGTCCATCAAAAGCCAGTGTACCGTTGAAACTGGTATTTTTCCCAAGAAAAGCATTTATTGTGCCGTCTTCATTTTTGGTTTTCATCATTTTTCGCCCCTTAAATCATTTATGATTCTGTTTAGTTCATCTTGGGTGGAA of the Flexistipes sp. genome contains:
- a CDS encoding bactofilin family protein; this encodes MMKTKNEDGTINAFLGKNTSFNGTLAFDGLVRIDGTFEGNVKTNDTFVIANSGRVKADIDAGTVKISGNFEGTVVAKTKVELYKPAQVTGTIKTPSLVIEDGVVFNGTTEMGKNSGKNTQPNEGEKK